One Microvirga thermotolerans DNA window includes the following coding sequences:
- a CDS encoding ABC transporter ATP-binding protein, producing MMHQTIRTGSPTVSGDRAVHLQLDGLTKRYGDSVAVAALDLAVPKGELVALLGPSGCGKTTTLRMVAGLIRPSAGRIVVGSQDITAMPPYRRDMGLVFQSYALFPHMTVARNVAFGLEMRSVPRPEIERRVKEALAMVRLEALAERRPRELSGGQQQRVALARALVIRPSILLLDEPLSNLDAKLRDEMRNEIRDIQQSLGITAVFVTHDQVEALSMCDKVVVMRGGKLEQVGTPVDVYEHPATPFVASFVGRTNRLEGQAQGDGRVVIGAMEVRVPGRPGGRVEVMVRPHRMNLVEAVSGGERAAEGTNRLEGRLVRVTFVGDLLQYHVDVGGAEIVVEKASDHGRGFLAVGTPVAVLWRVDDTMVFGRGA from the coding sequence ATGATGCATCAGACCATCCGTACAGGGAGCCCGACCGTGTCGGGCGACCGCGCCGTGCACCTGCAGCTCGATGGGCTCACGAAACGTTACGGCGATTCCGTCGCCGTGGCGGCGCTGGATCTGGCGGTCCCGAAAGGGGAGCTCGTGGCGCTCCTGGGGCCATCCGGCTGCGGCAAGACAACGACGCTGCGCATGGTGGCCGGTCTCATCCGGCCGTCGGCCGGGCGCATCGTCGTAGGGTCGCAGGACATCACGGCGATGCCGCCCTACCGGCGCGACATGGGGCTCGTGTTCCAGTCCTACGCGTTGTTCCCGCACATGACGGTGGCCAGGAACGTGGCCTTCGGCCTGGAGATGCGCTCCGTGCCGAGGCCCGAAATCGAACGGCGGGTGAAGGAGGCCCTCGCCATGGTGCGGCTCGAGGCGCTGGCCGAGCGCAGGCCGCGCGAGCTGTCCGGCGGCCAGCAGCAGCGGGTGGCGCTCGCCCGTGCCCTCGTGATCCGTCCTTCGATCCTGCTCCTCGACGAGCCGCTCTCCAATCTCGACGCGAAGCTGCGCGACGAGATGCGCAACGAGATCCGCGACATCCAGCAGAGCCTGGGCATCACCGCCGTCTTCGTCACGCACGATCAGGTGGAGGCGCTCAGCATGTGCGACAAGGTCGTCGTCATGCGCGGCGGCAAGCTCGAGCAGGTGGGAACGCCGGTCGATGTCTACGAGCATCCCGCGACTCCGTTCGTCGCGTCCTTCGTGGGCCGCACGAATCGGCTGGAGGGACAGGCGCAGGGCGACGGGCGCGTCGTCATCGGTGCCATGGAGGTGCGCGTGCCTGGCCGGCCCGGCGGTAGGGTCGAGGTCATGGTTCGCCCGCACCGCATGAATCTGGTCGAGGCTGTCTCCGGCGGGGAGAGGGCCGCGGAAGGGACGAACCGTCTCGAAGGGCGCCTTGTGCGCGTCACCTTCGTGGGCGACCTGCTCCAGTACCACGTGGACGTCGGAGGAGCGGAGATCGTCGTCGAGAAGGCCTCGGATCACGGCCGCGGCTTCCTGGCGGTGGGAACGCCGGTCGCGGTCCTGTGGCGCGTCGACGACACCATGGTGTTCGGGAGGGGGGCATGA
- a CDS encoding ABC transporter permease, whose product MPRPVLDRAGTATLLLLPIALINTAGFILPVLNLLRMSFNEALAGGGVRETVTLANWIGLFGDSFYVELIVNSIAVSLGITLATLVVSYPIALYLHRSSGRWRTFLTVLVISPLLTSAVVRTYGWIALLADQGPIVGALAALGTTPPRLMFNTTGVVIGLTEILMPYMILSLLAGFGRLDPRVEEAAMTLGAPPAKTFWRVILPLTIPGIALGCLLCFVLAVSSFITPKLLGGGRVFLLATEIYDQAIVTLNWPLAATLSMLVLIIFGAALAAYARVLRAID is encoded by the coding sequence ATGCCGCGTCCGGTCCTCGACCGGGCGGGAACGGCGACCCTGCTTCTGCTCCCCATCGCGCTCATCAACACGGCCGGCTTCATCCTGCCGGTCCTCAACCTTTTGCGGATGTCGTTCAACGAGGCCCTTGCCGGCGGCGGCGTGCGCGAGACCGTGACCCTCGCCAACTGGATCGGCCTCTTCGGCGATTCCTTCTATGTGGAACTCATCGTCAATTCGATCGCTGTGAGCCTCGGCATCACGCTGGCGACCCTCGTGGTGTCGTATCCGATTGCGCTCTACCTCCACCGCAGCTCGGGACGCTGGCGCACCTTCCTGACCGTGCTGGTCATCTCGCCGCTCCTCACCTCGGCCGTCGTGCGCACCTATGGCTGGATCGCGCTGCTCGCCGACCAGGGCCCCATCGTCGGAGCCCTCGCGGCGCTGGGAACTACGCCTCCGCGGCTCATGTTCAATACGACGGGCGTCGTCATCGGCCTCACCGAGATCCTGATGCCCTACATGATCCTGTCCCTTCTCGCCGGTTTCGGCCGTCTCGACCCGCGGGTGGAGGAGGCGGCGATGACCCTCGGCGCCCCGCCCGCCAAGACCTTCTGGCGGGTGATCCTGCCGCTGACCATTCCCGGAATTGCGCTCGGATGCCTTCTCTGCTTCGTGCTGGCGGTCTCCTCCTTCATCACGCCGAAGCTGCTCGGGGGCGGGCGGGTCTTCCTGCTCGCGACGGAGATCTACGACCAGGCGATCGTCACCCTGAATTGGCCGCTCGCCGCGACGCTCTCGATGCTCGTGCTGATCATCTTCGGAGCCGCACTCGCCGCCTATGCCCGCGTCCTTCGCGCCATCGACTAG